In the genome of Desulfofalx alkaliphila DSM 12257, the window AATACCAATACTGCTGCAAATACCGGCAACGGTACGGTTCGTGAGCGTGGAGCCGATGCTGGGACCGGTGGATTTAAGTAAATATCTTACATGTCAGTTTTACGCCGGAGAAGAAATGGAATGGCGAAAAGGAACGATTGTACCCGAAGGATACCCAAAACTGCGAGCAGCACGCATTCGCTCTCGTATAGACTGGGTAATCTGCGGCGGCGAAAGCGGCCCGTTAGCAAGGCCTATGCACCCGGATTGGGTGCGGTCATTGCGTGACCAGTGTGTGGCGAGTGGAGTGCCGTTTTTCTTCAAACAGTGGGGTGAGTGGGCGCCCGTTCATGAACTGCGATGTAATGAGCCGGGGATAAAAAATAAACTATGGTACAACTTTGACCCCGATACATCGGTCTGTAAAATTGGCAAAAAGAAAGCCGGCCGCCTACTAGATAGCCGTGAGTGGGATGAGTTTCCGGGACATGCGGGATAAAGCTCCCGTTATAGCACCGCCGCAAGGCGTGTGCTGGCGGCCGAACAGATTGCTGGATCATAAGTGCGAAGACTGCCCCTATCTGCTTGCCCCTATCTGCTAGGGTGCACAAACAAGCGTAAAGGCAAAGGAAAGAAATAATCACGCAGGAGGTTGAGACACTTGGCTAAGGGTGACCAGAAAATATTAAAGGCAGATACAGATGATGGTTTTACGAAAATTGCAAACTTACTCCTGGAGGCCCTGGCTATGTGCAAAATCAACGGCACCCAGAAAAGCATGTGCCTGTTCTTGTTGCGTCGCACCTATGGCTGGGGCAAGTCCGAGGATGCAATATCTCTTAGTGATTTTGCCACAGCTTGCGGTACCAGTAACCCCTATATATCAAGACAAATAAAAGACTTGTTGCAAAAAAACATCATCAAGCGGGTTAGTTATGAGCCTGGTAAAACTCCGGTATATGCCTTCAACACGAAAATAGACGAGTGGGATAGCAATTGTATTGACTTGCAAAAGCTAATTGACAACGTAAACGAGGGTATATACAACTGTGAAGGGGTTGCACAAAAGGATAAGGGTTATCCAATCGGACAAGGGTTATCCAAAGAGATAAGGCAAGGGTTACACAATCGGATAACCCCACCCTTATCCGATTGTGCAAGGGTTAACCAGCCTCAAACCCTTGATACTACTGGCCTTGACCCACCCCTAAATAAAGTATTAAAGAAATATAAAGAAATAAATAATAATAATAATAACGCGCGCGAAGAAAATATGTATTCTGTTTTTGCAAAAGAACTTGGTCGCCCATTATCACCGATGGAGGTTGAGCGAATAAAGCAGTGGTCTACCCAATTATCTGACGAGTTGATTATCGAGGCTCTAAGGCGTTCTGTCTTAATGGGCAAAGTTAATTTTAGATACATTGATGCCATTTTATTAAACTGGACTAAAAACAATTTACGCACTATTCGAGATGTTCGGGAGCGGGACAAGCAATTTAAACAAAAAAAGAGTAAAACAGTATATGAATCGCCCGGAGATAAGTCAAGGAGTAAACCAGAAGGATTTGATTTTGATGCGCTGTTAATGAGTTAGGAGGGGTTTCATGCTAACGAAAAATAATCGCAAGATGTACGAAGAGATAACGGACTATTACGAAGTGATGGATTACTGCAAGCAGCATGGGCCTATGCTGGAAGAGATGACTACCCCGGCAATAGTGCAACATCTTAAAGCCCAGTTTCCGGAGGCTGCAAATAAAAACCCGATGGTGCTTGTTAGTGCCCTGGGTGAGTGGTGCAGGAAACACCGGCCGGGGATAGTGGGCTAGCTAACTGAGAATTTGATAAATGATAAAGCAAACACTACCCATGGAAAGGAGTGTGAAATGGTGAGCAATTTTATCCACATTGGCCACGGAAATGTAGCGAACATGGACAGGATTATCGCTATAGCAGCACCTAAATCTGCTCCGGTTAGGCGCATGATACACAATGCCCGCGATATCGGGCTACTTGTAGATTGCACGAACGGCAGAGCAACGCGATCGGCATTGGTAACCGATAGTGGGCACGTAATCTTATCTGCGCTGCATCCAGAAACACTACAGGAGAGGATGAAAAAGTGACTGGTCATATGAGCATAAAAAAAGCCCGGCAACTGGGACTGCTACCCAGTGCCGGTGCACAGAAAAATAAACCTACAGAGGCAGAGATTCAACGGCAAATACGCGATTTCCTGCAATGGCGCGGGTGGTTTGTAGTGAAAATCCACCAGAGCTTAGGCAGCTACAAAGGCATTGCGGATCTGTACGCCATTAAAAACGGCCGGTCCGTGTGGATAGAGATAAAGACACCACG includes:
- a CDS encoding replication protein, with product MAKGDQKILKADTDDGFTKIANLLLEALAMCKINGTQKSMCLFLLRRTYGWGKSEDAISLSDFATACGTSNPYISRQIKDLLQKNIIKRVSYEPGKTPVYAFNTKIDEWDSNCIDLQKLIDNVNEGIYNCEGVAQKDKGYPIGQGLSKEIRQGLHNRITPPLSDCARVNQPQTLDTTGLDPPLNKVLKKYKEINNNNNNAREENMYSVFAKELGRPLSPMEVERIKQWSTQLSDELIIEALRRSVLMGKVNFRYIDAILLNWTKNNLRTIRDVRERDKQFKQKKSKTVYESPGDKSRSKPEGFDFDALLMS
- a CDS encoding DUF370 domain-containing protein, whose translation is MVSNFIHIGHGNVANMDRIIAIAAPKSAPVRRMIHNARDIGLLVDCTNGRATRSALVTDSGHVILSALHPETLQERMKK